The window CTGTTGGGCGAGTTCGCCCAACAGGGCGATCTGGGTCAGGTTGGCGCCCAAATCGTCATGGATGTCTTTGGCGATACGGGCGCGTTCCTTGTGGAGGGCGGCTTGTTGTTCGAGCAGGCGCAGTTGTTCATGCAATCGGCGGAACGAGACGTAGCGCACTGTGGCGACCAGCATCAGACTCAAGGCCGCCAAAAGGGCGACTCGGAACCACCAGGTCTGCCAGAGAAATGGGGCCACGATAAGCTGCAGGTTCGCCCCGGATTGGGGCCAAACGCCAGAGGGGTTGCAGGCAATCACCTGGAAGCGGTATTTCCCGGCAGGCAGGCGTGAATAACTCGCGCTGCGGGTGACGCCCGACTCGCGCCAATCTTCATCGAGTCCTCCCAGCCTGTAGCGGAACTGGATATTCTGCGGGTCAGTGAACCCGAGAGCGGCAAATTCGAATTCAATCCGGCGGTGCCCCGGCGCCAGGCGAAGCGGAGCCACGGCTTTGCGCAAATCTGACACAGGGGCCAAAGGCGGCAGTACGCCGGTATCGGCGGCAACAAGCCGGCCATCGATGACCACTCGGTCTAACAAAACCGGAGGCGGGTCTCTTTGCTCGACCAATTGACTCGGGTCCACCATCGCCAGGGCAGTCTGCATAGGAATCCACAGATGACCGTCCTGACTGCACAGAACATCAGGTGAATCGCCAAAATTTCCCTGCAAGCTGAGCATCCCCTGGCCCCTCCCGTAGTGTGTCGAATGCACCCGGCTCGAACGGCCTTCAGCGACGGCTTCCAAGCTATCCTGACGCACCGCGAAAATGCCACGGTCGGCGCCGAACCAAAGCCACCCGTGCCCATCGGAAATAATGTGAGAGATATAATTATCGAATAACCCCTGTTCGGTGCTGATTTCCGCATAATGACCCGCCTTCAAGCGTCCGATGCCCCAGCCGGCATAGCCAATCCACAAAGCGCCGTCCGGGGTTGCATACAAACAACGAATCGACGCCAGGTCCTGCGGCGGCCGCGGCGTCGCCACGGCCAGTTGATCTCCGCGAATCCGGAACAGGACCCCCTTGGAGGTGCCTGCCCAAACCGTGCCCGCCGCATCTTCTACCATCGCGCGGACAACCCTGCAGTCCTGTGGGATGTCGAACGTAGTAAACTGGCCCGCGCGGAGGCGTTGAATGGCTTGTGGCGATTCCTCGCCAATCCACAAATCGCCCGAATGACTAACCACCAGCGTATGCAGCGTTTGTCCTCGGAGACCCTTTGGGTCTCCCCACTCAACGAAATGATCATCCTGCCAGCAAAATAATCCCCGTCGCGTGCCAATCCATACTGGCCCGTTTGGGTCAGCCGCCACACAGGTCACATCGGTCGGCGCATTCTGTCCGCCACGCATCTCGTGCCATTGTCCGGCCACGCGTCGGGCCAAAAGGCCATTCTTTGTGGCCGCCCAAATCGTTCCCTGAGCATCCTGGCAAATCGATTGAACCGCAGCGAAGGGCAACCCTTCCTCCGAACCCTGCAGTTCGACGGCCCGGCGCCGGATGCGGTTAAGCCCGCCGCCGCCTGTGCCCACCCAAAGATTGCCTTCGCGATCTTCAGTGAGGCCGAGGATTTCCTTGTGTGTGGTGCGGATAGATTCAAAACCGGTCTTATCGTAGCGGAATAGACCGCTGAACGAGGTGCCGATCCACACGGCGCCCGCATGGTCCTCGATCAAAACATTGGGTGTCGTTCCGGCAACTTCCGGTGTCAGCCCGCCGCAGTCCTGCGCTTGACCGTCCTCACGAATGTGGAACAACCGCGCCCCCGCGCAGAGCCACACTCCTCCGCTGCGGGCAGCAGCCAGGCGCGCCGGCTCAGGAGCAAAGCGGTGAAGGGTTTGGAATTGCGAGCCACAGACCATCCCGACCTGGCCCGATTTGGCAAACCAGATGCGTCCCTTTTTGTCGGCGGCCAAGGCGCAAATTCCCGTCCCTTCGGGCAAGCCGTTGGTGAGGCCGAGATTCGTGACGACGCCGTTTTGCAGGCGCGCCACCGCACCCCCGTGGTATCCGATCCAAAGCGCGCCTTCGGCGTCCTGTGCTGTCGAACTGGGGATAGCCTCGGGAAGGCCCCGAGTGAAGGCCTGCGTTTGACGGCCGTTCAGCCACACCACCGCGCCCCGGTCCATGGCCAGCCACAAGCCTTCTTTCTTATCGAGCAGCATGGCCAAGGTCCCCCGGTTGGGAGGCGCCACGAAATTCGTTGGAGAAAAGTCCTCGAACCGAACGCCGTCGAAGCGGACCAGGCCGCTGGGGGTGCCTAACCAAAGGTAACCGTCGGGTGTTTGTGCAAGGCCCATGACGGTATTGTTTGGCAGGCCGTCCTCAGATTGCCACGAGCGGGCAAACCAGGCGGATTTCGGGGCCCCAAGGATAGAGCACATCGCTAGGGACAAAACCCCGCCTGTCAGCATTACCCTCAAAGCCCGGCAACCAAGCGCGTTGGGCACGCAGCCAGTTTATCAATTCTTATCGCAGCGG is drawn from Verrucomicrobiia bacterium and contains these coding sequences:
- a CDS encoding two-component regulator propeller domain-containing protein, encoding MLTGGVLSLAMCSILGAPKSAWFARSWQSEDGLPNNTVMGLAQTPDGYLWLGTPSGLVRFDGVRFEDFSPTNFVAPPNRGTLAMLLDKKEGLWLAMDRGAVVWLNGRQTQAFTRGLPEAIPSSTAQDAEGALWIGYHGGAVARLQNGVVTNLGLTNGLPEGTGICALAADKKGRIWFAKSGQVGMVCGSQFQTLHRFAPEPARLAAARSGGVWLCAGARLFHIREDGQAQDCGGLTPEVAGTTPNVLIEDHAGAVWIGTSFSGLFRYDKTGFESIRTTHKEILGLTEDREGNLWVGTGGGGLNRIRRRAVELQGSEEGLPFAAVQSICQDAQGTIWAATKNGLLARRVAGQWHEMRGGQNAPTDVTCVAADPNGPVWIGTRRGLFCWQDDHFVEWGDPKGLRGQTLHTLVVSHSGDLWIGEESPQAIQRLRAGQFTTFDIPQDCRVVRAMVEDAAGTVWAGTSKGVLFRIRGDQLAVATPRPPQDLASIRCLYATPDGALWIGYAGWGIGRLKAGHYAEISTEQGLFDNYISHIISDGHGWLWFGADRGIFAVRQDSLEAVAEGRSSRVHSTHYGRGQGMLSLQGNFGDSPDVLCSQDGHLWIPMQTALAMVDPSQLVEQRDPPPVLLDRVVIDGRLVAADTGVLPPLAPVSDLRKAVAPLRLAPGHRRIEFEFAALGFTDPQNIQFRYRLGGLDEDWRESGVTRSASYSRLPAGKYRFQVIACNPSGVWPQSGANLQLIVAPFLWQTWWFRVALLAALSLMLVATVRYVSFRRLHEQLRLLEQQAALHKERARIAKDIHDDLGANLTQIALLGELAQQDRAEPDKSAERVGRISATARQAIRSLDEIVWAVNPRNDTLAHLIDYAAQFALDYLRLAGIRCRLELPEQTPARQLSTDLRHNLFLAIKEALNNIVKHAQANEVWFRARVGAEALEVSIEDNGRGFAGAPDDALADGLRNMRQRLADIGGECRVQSQPGAGTVILLRLPWPADG